One part of the Bradyrhizobium sp. CB1650 genome encodes these proteins:
- a CDS encoding Fe2+-dependent dioxygenase has protein sequence MLTCIEGVLSKDDVADFRRIMDASEWEDGRSTAGAQSAMVKRNEQLPPDSEVARRLGNRIISALTSNPRFLAAAIPLQIFPPLFNRYAASSGHHFGLHVDNAIRGDRLTGLRIRTDLSVTLFLAEPDQYDGGELVIEDTYGSHEVKLPAGDCVLYPSTSLHLVTPVTRGARVASFFWLQSMIRDDHARSMIFDLDTAIQALVERLGRDDPETVKLTGIYHNLIRYWAEV, from the coding sequence ATGCTGACATGCATAGAAGGCGTCCTGAGCAAGGACGATGTGGCGGACTTCCGCCGCATCATGGACGCCAGCGAATGGGAGGACGGCCGTTCCACCGCGGGCGCGCAGTCGGCAATGGTCAAGCGCAACGAGCAGTTGCCGCCGGACAGCGAGGTCGCACGCAGGCTCGGCAATCGCATCATCTCGGCGCTGACCTCCAACCCGCGGTTCCTCGCCGCGGCGATTCCGCTGCAGATCTTCCCGCCGCTGTTCAACCGCTATGCGGCGAGCAGCGGCCACCATTTCGGCCTGCATGTCGACAATGCGATCCGCGGCGATCGCCTGACCGGCCTTCGCATCCGCACTGACCTGTCGGTCACGCTGTTCCTGGCCGAGCCGGACCAGTATGACGGTGGCGAACTTGTGATCGAGGACACCTACGGCTCGCACGAAGTCAAGTTGCCGGCCGGCGACTGCGTGCTGTATCCCTCGACCAGCCTGCACCTCGTCACGCCGGTGACCCGGGGAGCCCGGGTTGCGTCTTTCTTCTGGCTGCAGAGCATGATACGGGATGATCACGCCCGCAGCATGATCTTTGACCTCGACACCGCCATCCAGGCGCTGGTGGAACGGCTCGGGCGCGACGATCCCGAAACGGTCAAATTGACGGGCATCTATCACAATCTCATTCGCTACTGGGCCGAAGTATGA